From the genome of Globicephala melas chromosome 14, mGloMel1.2, whole genome shotgun sequence, one region includes:
- the SLC35A1 gene encoding CMP-sialic acid transporter isoform X1, whose protein sequence is MAPQRENVNLLFKLYCLAVTLVAATYTIALRYTRTSDKELYFSTTAVCITEVIKLLLSVGILAKETGNLGRFKASLRENVLGSPKELMKLGVPSLVYAVQNNMAFLALSNLDAAVYQVTYQLKIPCTALCTVLMLNRTLSRLQWISVFMLCGGVVLVQWRPAQATGVVVEQNPLLGFGAIAVAVLCSGFAGVYFEKVLKSSDTSLWVRNIQMYLSGIVVTLVGVYLSDGAEIKEKGFFYGYTYYVWLVIFLASVGGLYTSVVVKYTDNIMKGFSAAAAIVLSTIASVMLFGLQITLTFALGTLLVCVSIYLYGLPRQDTTSIQQGEPTSKERVSGV, encoded by the exons ATGGCTCCTCAGAGAG AAAATGTCAATTTATTATTCAAGTTATACTGCTTGGCAGTGACCCTGGTGGCTGCAACTTACACCATAGCTTTAAGATACACAAGGACATCAGACAAAGAACTCTACTTTTCAACCACAGCCGTGTGTATCACAGAAGTTATAAAGTTATTGCTAAGTGTGGGAATTTTAGCTAA agAAACTGGTAATCTGGGTAGATTCAAGGCATCTTTAAGAGAAAATGTCTTGGGGAGCCCCAAGGAACTGATGAAGTTGGGCGTGCCTTCCTTAGTGTATGCTGTGCAGAACAACATGGCTTTCCTGGCTCTCAGCAATCTGGATGCAGCAGTATACCAG GTGACGTACCAGTTGAAGATTCCTTGTACTGCTCTATGTACCGTTCTGATGTTAAACAGGACGCTCAGCAGGTTACAGTGGATTTCAGTTTTTATGCTGTGTGGAGGAGTCGTCCTCGTACAGTGGAGACCAGCCCAGGCCACAGGCGTCGTG GTGGAACAGAATCCATTATTAGGGTTTGGTGCTATAGCTGTTGCTGTATTGTGCTCAGGATTTGCAG gagtgtattttgaaaaagttttaaagagtTCTGACACTTCCCTTTGGGTGAGAAACATTCAAATGTATCTATCAGGGATTGTTGTGACATTAGTTGGCGTCTACTTGTCAGATGGagctgaaattaaagaaaaaggatttttctATGGTTACACATATTATGTCTGGCTTGTCATCT TTCTTGCTAGTGTTGGAGGCCTCTACACTTCTGTTGTGGTCAAGTACACAGACAACATCATGAAAGGCTTTTCTGCAGCAGCAGCCATTGTCCTTTCTACCATTGCTTCAGTGATGCTGTTTGGATTACAGATAA cactcACCTTTGCTCTGGGTACTCTTCTTGTATGTGTTTCTATATATCTCTATGGATTACCCAGACAAGACACTACATCCATTCAACAAGGAGAACCAACTTCAAAAGAGAGAGTCAGTGGTGTGTGA
- the SLC35A1 gene encoding CMP-sialic acid transporter isoform X3 translates to MERQHSLRETGNLGRFKASLRENVLGSPKELMKLGVPSLVYAVQNNMAFLALSNLDAAVYQVTYQLKIPCTALCTVLMLNRTLSRLQWISVFMLCGGVVLVQWRPAQATGVVVEQNPLLGFGAIAVAVLCSGFAGVYFEKVLKSSDTSLWVRNIQMYLSGIVVTLVGVYLSDGAEIKEKGFFYGYTYYVWLVIFLASVGGLYTSVVVKYTDNIMKGFSAAAAIVLSTIASVMLFGLQITLTFALGTLLVCVSIYLYGLPRQDTTSIQQGEPTSKERVSGV, encoded by the exons ATGGAGCGTCAGCATTCCTTGAG agAAACTGGTAATCTGGGTAGATTCAAGGCATCTTTAAGAGAAAATGTCTTGGGGAGCCCCAAGGAACTGATGAAGTTGGGCGTGCCTTCCTTAGTGTATGCTGTGCAGAACAACATGGCTTTCCTGGCTCTCAGCAATCTGGATGCAGCAGTATACCAG GTGACGTACCAGTTGAAGATTCCTTGTACTGCTCTATGTACCGTTCTGATGTTAAACAGGACGCTCAGCAGGTTACAGTGGATTTCAGTTTTTATGCTGTGTGGAGGAGTCGTCCTCGTACAGTGGAGACCAGCCCAGGCCACAGGCGTCGTG GTGGAACAGAATCCATTATTAGGGTTTGGTGCTATAGCTGTTGCTGTATTGTGCTCAGGATTTGCAG gagtgtattttgaaaaagttttaaagagtTCTGACACTTCCCTTTGGGTGAGAAACATTCAAATGTATCTATCAGGGATTGTTGTGACATTAGTTGGCGTCTACTTGTCAGATGGagctgaaattaaagaaaaaggatttttctATGGTTACACATATTATGTCTGGCTTGTCATCT TTCTTGCTAGTGTTGGAGGCCTCTACACTTCTGTTGTGGTCAAGTACACAGACAACATCATGAAAGGCTTTTCTGCAGCAGCAGCCATTGTCCTTTCTACCATTGCTTCAGTGATGCTGTTTGGATTACAGATAA cactcACCTTTGCTCTGGGTACTCTTCTTGTATGTGTTTCTATATATCTCTATGGATTACCCAGACAAGACACTACATCCATTCAACAAGGAGAACCAACTTCAAAAGAGAGAGTCAGTGGTGTGTGA
- the SLC35A1 gene encoding CMP-sialic acid transporter isoform X2, producing MHSSSKLYVCSRETGNLGRFKASLRENVLGSPKELMKLGVPSLVYAVQNNMAFLALSNLDAAVYQVTYQLKIPCTALCTVLMLNRTLSRLQWISVFMLCGGVVLVQWRPAQATGVVVEQNPLLGFGAIAVAVLCSGFAGVYFEKVLKSSDTSLWVRNIQMYLSGIVVTLVGVYLSDGAEIKEKGFFYGYTYYVWLVIFLASVGGLYTSVVVKYTDNIMKGFSAAAAIVLSTIASVMLFGLQITLTFALGTLLVCVSIYLYGLPRQDTTSIQQGEPTSKERVSGV from the exons ATGCACTCAAGTAGTAAGCTTTATGTATGTTCCAG agAAACTGGTAATCTGGGTAGATTCAAGGCATCTTTAAGAGAAAATGTCTTGGGGAGCCCCAAGGAACTGATGAAGTTGGGCGTGCCTTCCTTAGTGTATGCTGTGCAGAACAACATGGCTTTCCTGGCTCTCAGCAATCTGGATGCAGCAGTATACCAG GTGACGTACCAGTTGAAGATTCCTTGTACTGCTCTATGTACCGTTCTGATGTTAAACAGGACGCTCAGCAGGTTACAGTGGATTTCAGTTTTTATGCTGTGTGGAGGAGTCGTCCTCGTACAGTGGAGACCAGCCCAGGCCACAGGCGTCGTG GTGGAACAGAATCCATTATTAGGGTTTGGTGCTATAGCTGTTGCTGTATTGTGCTCAGGATTTGCAG gagtgtattttgaaaaagttttaaagagtTCTGACACTTCCCTTTGGGTGAGAAACATTCAAATGTATCTATCAGGGATTGTTGTGACATTAGTTGGCGTCTACTTGTCAGATGGagctgaaattaaagaaaaaggatttttctATGGTTACACATATTATGTCTGGCTTGTCATCT TTCTTGCTAGTGTTGGAGGCCTCTACACTTCTGTTGTGGTCAAGTACACAGACAACATCATGAAAGGCTTTTCTGCAGCAGCAGCCATTGTCCTTTCTACCATTGCTTCAGTGATGCTGTTTGGATTACAGATAA cactcACCTTTGCTCTGGGTACTCTTCTTGTATGTGTTTCTATATATCTCTATGGATTACCCAGACAAGACACTACATCCATTCAACAAGGAGAACCAACTTCAAAAGAGAGAGTCAGTGGTGTGTGA
- the SLC35A1 gene encoding CMP-sialic acid transporter isoform X4, with translation MKLGVPSLVYAVQNNMAFLALSNLDAAVYQVTYQLKIPCTALCTVLMLNRTLSRLQWISVFMLCGGVVLVQWRPAQATGVVVEQNPLLGFGAIAVAVLCSGFAGVYFEKVLKSSDTSLWVRNIQMYLSGIVVTLVGVYLSDGAEIKEKGFFYGYTYYVWLVIFLASVGGLYTSVVVKYTDNIMKGFSAAAAIVLSTIASVMLFGLQITLTFALGTLLVCVSIYLYGLPRQDTTSIQQGEPTSKERVSGV, from the exons ATGAAGTTGGGCGTGCCTTCCTTAGTGTATGCTGTGCAGAACAACATGGCTTTCCTGGCTCTCAGCAATCTGGATGCAGCAGTATACCAG GTGACGTACCAGTTGAAGATTCCTTGTACTGCTCTATGTACCGTTCTGATGTTAAACAGGACGCTCAGCAGGTTACAGTGGATTTCAGTTTTTATGCTGTGTGGAGGAGTCGTCCTCGTACAGTGGAGACCAGCCCAGGCCACAGGCGTCGTG GTGGAACAGAATCCATTATTAGGGTTTGGTGCTATAGCTGTTGCTGTATTGTGCTCAGGATTTGCAG gagtgtattttgaaaaagttttaaagagtTCTGACACTTCCCTTTGGGTGAGAAACATTCAAATGTATCTATCAGGGATTGTTGTGACATTAGTTGGCGTCTACTTGTCAGATGGagctgaaattaaagaaaaaggatttttctATGGTTACACATATTATGTCTGGCTTGTCATCT TTCTTGCTAGTGTTGGAGGCCTCTACACTTCTGTTGTGGTCAAGTACACAGACAACATCATGAAAGGCTTTTCTGCAGCAGCAGCCATTGTCCTTTCTACCATTGCTTCAGTGATGCTGTTTGGATTACAGATAA cactcACCTTTGCTCTGGGTACTCTTCTTGTATGTGTTTCTATATATCTCTATGGATTACCCAGACAAGACACTACATCCATTCAACAAGGAGAACCAACTTCAAAAGAGAGAGTCAGTGGTGTGTGA